In Micromonospora sp. WMMD980, the following are encoded in one genomic region:
- a CDS encoding winged helix-turn-helix domain-containing protein, which produces MRRQAAGWFAQDVSVPEIARRLRVSQTAVYGWRKRWKAGGEDALASKGPGGSRCRLDEARLRRLADALDEGPAAHGFGVDQRWTLARVSDLIARMFRVRYTLRGTANVMYRLGWSVQVPKHRAVERDEAAITTWRRETWPAGKR; this is translated from the coding sequence GTGCGGCGGCAGGCGGCCGGGTGGTTCGCCCAGGACGTGTCGGTGCCGGAAATCGCGCGCCGGCTGCGGGTGTCGCAGACCGCGGTGTACGGATGGCGCAAGCGGTGGAAGGCCGGCGGCGAGGATGCCCTTGCCTCGAAGGGACCTGGCGGGTCTCGGTGCCGCCTGGATGAGGCCCGGCTGCGGCGCCTGGCCGACGCCCTGGACGAGGGTCCGGCGGCGCACGGGTTCGGTGTCGATCAGCGGTGGACCCTGGCGCGGGTGTCGGACCTGATCGCCCGGATGTTCCGCGTCCGGTACACGCTGCGTGGCACCGCGAATGTGATGTACCGGCTGGGCTGGTCGGTGCAGGTGCCCAAGCACCGCGCGGTCGAGCGCGACGAGGCCGCGATTACCACCTGGCGGCGGGAGACGTGGCCGGCGGGAAAACGGTAG
- a CDS encoding transposase — translation MAGGKTVAAQRQAWLVFEDEAGQTLRPPKARTWGRRGRTPVVPVSGKGSGRVSIAGLTCYRPGERSRLIYRTIVHRGRKNERRSFSERDYIALLDAAHQQLGGPIVCVWDNLNTHVSAAMRQMINARDWLHVIRLSAYAPDLNPTEGVWSHLKRSIGNLAVTGVDHLLAIIKNRLKSIQYRPDLLDGFLAHTGLTLEPDTT, via the coding sequence GTGGCCGGCGGGAAAACGGTAGCGGCGCAGCGACAGGCGTGGCTGGTCTTCGAGGACGAGGCCGGTCAGACGCTGCGCCCCCCGAAGGCCCGCACCTGGGGCCGACGCGGCCGCACCCCGGTCGTCCCGGTGTCCGGCAAGGGGTCCGGTCGCGTGTCGATCGCCGGGTTGACCTGTTACCGGCCCGGCGAACGGTCCCGGTTGATCTACCGCACGATCGTGCACCGCGGCCGCAAGAACGAACGACGCAGCTTCAGCGAACGCGACTACATCGCCCTGCTCGACGCCGCCCACCAGCAGCTCGGCGGCCCGATCGTGTGCGTCTGGGACAACCTGAACACCCACGTCTCCGCCGCCATGCGGCAGATGATCAACGCCCGGGACTGGCTCCACGTCATTCGGCTCTCCGCCTACGCCCCCGACCTGAACCCGACCGAGGGCGTCTGGTCTCACCTGAAACGCAGCATCGGCAACCTCGCCGTCACCGGCGTCGACCACCTCCTTGCGATCATCAAGAATCGGCTCAAGAGCATCCAGTACCGACCCGACCTACTCGACGGGTTCCTCGCTCACACCGGCCTGACCCTCGAACCCGACACAACCTGA
- a CDS encoding FAD-dependent oxidoreductase — protein MAAADVVVVGAGVIGLTAAVTLQRRGARVTVLTADEPADLVSTVAAAVWYPSHTEADPRVLRWARDTHAELRRQAADGVPGVVDRPTRMWLRRPYTGPPWWADACGGLVAEPATAPWTALLRFTAPTVEMTRYLTWLHRQVEAGGGQVVRRPLRKLSEAYEIAPAVVNATGLAAGQLAADPAVYPARGHVLLVANPGLTVSVRDEDDPAGITYVHPRRHDVVLGGTYQPGVAHTRPDPDTAAAIRRRCVALVPRLAGAPVLGERIGLRPARLGGPRVEVDPGGGRLVHAYGHGGAGVTLSWGCAAEVADLILAG, from the coding sequence ATGGCGGCAGCGGACGTGGTGGTGGTCGGTGCGGGAGTGATCGGCCTGACGGCGGCGGTCACGCTCCAGCGGCGCGGCGCGCGGGTCACCGTGCTGACCGCCGACGAACCGGCGGACCTCGTGTCCACGGTGGCCGCCGCGGTCTGGTACCCGAGCCACACCGAGGCGGACCCGCGGGTGCTGCGCTGGGCCCGGGACACGCACGCCGAGCTGCGCCGACAGGCCGCCGACGGGGTGCCCGGGGTGGTCGACCGGCCCACCCGGATGTGGCTGCGCCGCCCCTACACCGGGCCGCCGTGGTGGGCCGACGCGTGCGGCGGGTTGGTGGCCGAGCCGGCCACCGCGCCCTGGACGGCGCTGCTGCGGTTCACCGCCCCGACCGTGGAGATGACCCGCTACCTGACCTGGCTGCACCGCCAGGTCGAGGCCGGCGGCGGGCAGGTCGTCCGCCGTCCGCTGCGCAAGCTCTCCGAGGCGTACGAGATCGCGCCGGCCGTGGTCAACGCCACCGGCCTCGCCGCCGGTCAGCTCGCCGCCGACCCGGCCGTGTACCCGGCGCGCGGGCACGTCCTGCTGGTGGCGAACCCCGGCCTGACCGTGTCGGTGCGCGACGAGGACGACCCGGCCGGCATCACCTACGTGCACCCGCGCCGCCACGACGTGGTGCTCGGCGGCACCTACCAGCCCGGCGTGGCGCACACCCGGCCCGACCCGGACACGGCGGCGGCGATCCGGCGGCGGTGCGTCGCCCTGGTGCCCCGGTTGGCCGGCGCGCCGGTGCTGGGGGAGCGGATCGGGCTGCGGCCGGCCCGGCTCGGCGGGCCCCGGGTCGAGGTGGACCCCGGGGGCGGGCGGCTGGTGCACGCCTACGGGCACGGCGGGGCGGGGGTGACGCTGTCCTGGGGTTGCGCTGCCGAGGTCGCGGACCTGATCCTGGCCGGCTAG